The following proteins are co-located in the Chryseobacterium daecheongense genome:
- a CDS encoding NAD(P)/FAD-dependent oxidoreductase, with the protein MKQIIIIGGGAAGFFCASNLDETKYKIIILEQNSDVLQKVKISGGGRCNVSHACFDPKELIQFYPRGNKELLSVFTKFQPGDTMEWFEQRNISLKIENDNRIFPESNSSQTIINTFLNEVQKKNIDVKTKSVVKEIVKDGERYIVKTSSEDLVADYIIYATGSSPKSLKIVESLGHRIISLVPSLFTFNIKNDLLKDLAGTSFENAEVSIPKLKTAESGPLLITHWGLSGPAILKISAWEAINLAKVKYNFEIEVNFISKTLDEAEEIFQNFRHSNPKKTIGQSKIFEVTNRFWQKILDTLKIDLNKQVAHISGKEMQAILISLCSKKLQVTGKSTFKDEFVTAGGVDLKEINFKNMSSKILPRFYIAGEVLNIDAVTGGFNFQACWSEAWLIAQDLNMK; encoded by the coding sequence ATGAAACAAATTATTATTATCGGAGGAGGTGCAGCGGGATTTTTCTGTGCATCCAACCTTGACGAAACCAAATATAAAATTATTATTCTCGAACAAAACTCGGATGTCCTCCAGAAAGTAAAAATCTCAGGAGGAGGTCGTTGTAATGTAAGTCACGCTTGTTTTGACCCCAAAGAATTGATTCAGTTTTACCCTCGTGGGAACAAAGAACTTTTAAGTGTTTTTACCAAATTTCAGCCCGGAGACACCATGGAATGGTTTGAACAACGAAATATTTCGTTGAAAATAGAAAATGACAACAGAATCTTCCCTGAAAGCAATTCTTCACAAACAATTATCAATACTTTTCTCAACGAAGTCCAAAAGAAAAATATAGATGTAAAAACAAAATCTGTTGTAAAAGAAATTGTAAAGGATGGTGAAAGATACATTGTAAAGACCAGCTCGGAAGACCTTGTAGCGGATTACATCATTTATGCTACAGGAAGCTCTCCAAAATCTCTGAAAATTGTAGAAAGTTTAGGACACAGAATCATTAGCCTTGTTCCCTCACTTTTTACTTTCAACATTAAAAATGATCTTCTGAAAGACCTTGCAGGAACCAGCTTTGAAAATGCAGAAGTTTCAATACCAAAGTTGAAAACAGCGGAAAGTGGGCCGCTCCTGATAACACATTGGGGATTATCCGGACCTGCCATACTGAAAATTTCGGCCTGGGAGGCGATCAATCTGGCAAAGGTGAAATATAACTTTGAAATTGAAGTAAATTTCATTTCAAAAACACTAGATGAAGCAGAGGAGATATTTCAAAACTTCAGACACAGCAATCCTAAAAAGACCATAGGTCAGTCGAAAATATTTGAAGTTACCAACAGATTCTGGCAGAAAATTCTTGACACTTTAAAAATAGATCTCAATAAACAGGTAGCTCATATTTCCGGAAAGGAAATGCAAGCGATCCTTATCAGTCTCTGCTCTAAAAAACTTCAGGTTACAGGCAAATCAACCTTTAAAGATGAATTTGTAACTGCCGGAGGAGTGGATTTAAAAGAAATCAACTTTAAAAATATGTCTTCAAAGATCCTTCCTCGGTTTTATATTGCCGGTGAAGTATTAAATATTGATGCAGTAACGGGTGGGTTCAATTTTCAGGCATGCTGGAGTGAAGCATGGTTGATTGCACAGGATCTGAACATGAAATGA
- a CDS encoding acyl-CoA thioesterase translates to MTFYHTFEVRWSDLDANKHLANSSYVQYCAQARMAFMTKEKMGVTQLSRWGIGPVMLHERYSFFKEIYADQTVIVSVEIGGCSEDSSIYRFIHKFYTPDGVHCATSEATGVWIDMMLRKMTTPPDDVIEAMNKYKTPDTEVLTREDFKKFPFHPHNIDPSEFNK, encoded by the coding sequence ATGACATTCTACCATACCTTCGAAGTGCGTTGGAGCGATCTTGACGCCAACAAACACTTAGCAAATTCATCTTATGTGCAGTATTGTGCACAAGCCAGGATGGCTTTTATGACAAAAGAAAAAATGGGAGTTACCCAGTTGAGTCGATGGGGGATAGGACCTGTTATGCTTCATGAAAGATATTCTTTTTTTAAAGAAATCTATGCTGATCAGACGGTGATCGTGAGTGTGGAAATAGGCGGTTGCTCGGAAGATTCTTCCATCTACCGTTTTATACACAAATTCTATACTCCGGATGGTGTGCATTGTGCAACGTCTGAAGCTACAGGGGTATGGATTGATATGATGCTGAGAAAAATGACCACTCCTCCGGATGATGTTATTGAAGCAATGAATAAATATAAAACACCAGACACTGAAGTTTTAACCAGAGAGGATTTTAAAAAGTTCCCTTTCCATCCTCATAACATTGATCCTTCAGAGTTTAACAAATAA
- the thiL gene encoding thiamine-phosphate kinase produces the protein MFEDKSQELTPISKLGEFGLIKHLTEHFPLSNESSELGVGDDAAVINPGGKKVVLTTDVLAEGVHFNLGYVPLKHLGYKAVVVNLSDVAAMNATPTQILVSLAVSNRFPVEALEEIYSGIQAACVRYKVDLIGGDTTSSNTGLVMSITAIGIEDEENLVKRSGAKPNDLLVVSGDLGGAYMGLQILEREHAVFLANPNMQPEMEGYDYILERQLKPEARTDVKTILKELDIKPTSMIDISDGLASEILHLSDQSKVGFRLYEEKIPMDSLTISTADEMNLNPVVTALSGGEDYELLFTIAPADFDKIKNHPDFTIIGHAVDKEDGNFMVARGSNQLISLTAQGWDAFLGNQQG, from the coding sequence ATGTTTGAAGATAAATCTCAGGAACTAACACCCATTTCCAAATTAGGAGAATTTGGATTGATCAAACACTTAACGGAACATTTTCCTTTGTCCAATGAATCTTCGGAGCTTGGAGTTGGAGATGATGCAGCAGTTATCAATCCGGGCGGAAAGAAAGTGGTCCTTACTACTGATGTATTGGCAGAAGGTGTTCACTTTAATCTGGGGTATGTTCCATTAAAGCATTTAGGATACAAAGCTGTTGTTGTCAATTTAAGTGATGTAGCGGCGATGAATGCTACTCCTACACAGATTTTAGTTTCTCTTGCCGTTTCCAACCGGTTTCCTGTAGAAGCTTTAGAGGAAATCTATTCCGGTATACAGGCTGCTTGCGTGAGATATAAAGTAGATTTAATAGGAGGAGATACCACCAGTTCTAATACAGGGTTGGTAATGAGTATTACCGCTATAGGAATTGAAGATGAAGAGAATCTGGTTAAAAGAAGTGGTGCGAAGCCGAACGATTTATTGGTCGTAAGCGGAGATCTTGGAGGAGCCTATATGGGGTTACAGATTTTAGAAAGAGAGCATGCCGTTTTCCTGGCAAATCCGAATATGCAGCCGGAAATGGAAGGATACGATTATATTCTGGAAAGACAATTAAAGCCAGAGGCAAGAACAGATGTTAAAACGATCCTTAAAGAGCTGGATATAAAACCAACTTCTATGATCGATATTTCTGATGGGCTTGCTTCTGAAATACTGCACCTTTCTGACCAGTCAAAAGTCGGATTCAGGCTATATGAAGAGAAGATCCCTATGGATAGCCTTACGATCTCAACTGCTGATGAAATGAATTTGAATCCTGTTGTAACAGCATTAAGTGGAGGTGAAGATTACGAATTATTATTTACAATCGCACCGGCAGATTTTGATAAAATAAAAAACCACCCTGATTTTACGATTATAGGACATGCTGTAGATAAGGAGGACGGGAATTTTATGGTGGCCAGAGGTTCCAACCAGTTGATATCGCTTACAGCGCAAGGCTGGGATGCTTTTTTGGGAAACCAGCAGGGATAA